The following coding sequences lie in one Deltaproteobacteria bacterium genomic window:
- the murA gene encoding UDP-N-acetylglucosamine 1-carboxyvinyltransferase encodes MDKIVIHGGQRLKGEVTIHGAKNAALLIQCAALLTDRKCAIRHLPRLSDIATMSELLGHLGCEVTGDRTLKIDPAGVGEGPREAPYEMVKTMRASVTVMGPLLARHGFCRVSLPGGCAIGARPIDQHLKGLEALGAKIAIKHGYVELKAKRLRGANFVFDTVTVGGTQNVMMAATLAKGVTRLENVAREPEVEELARVLVKMGARISGAGGTAIEIEGVDALDGFDHAVVPDRIEAGTFAVAAAVTRGDVMLLDAPVDHMHATIAKLEEAGVECRVENAGLRVIGPERLSPVDISTRPYPGFPTDMQAQMMVLATCAAGQSLITETIFENRFMHVPELARMGADVTVHGHSAVVRGGPRLTGAEVMATDLRASASLVLAGLVADGTTEIRRVYHLDRGYEAIEKRLRGLGANIRRFHGAKG; translated from the coding sequence ATGGACAAGATCGTCATCCACGGTGGCCAGCGCCTCAAGGGCGAGGTCACGATCCACGGCGCCAAGAATGCCGCTCTGCTCATCCAGTGCGCGGCGCTGCTGACCGATCGCAAGTGTGCGATCCGGCATCTCCCGCGACTGTCCGACATCGCGACGATGTCCGAGCTGCTCGGCCACCTCGGCTGCGAGGTGACCGGTGATCGAACGCTGAAGATCGACCCCGCCGGCGTCGGCGAAGGTCCGCGCGAGGCGCCGTACGAGATGGTCAAGACCATGCGCGCGTCGGTCACCGTGATGGGGCCGTTGCTCGCGCGGCACGGGTTCTGTCGGGTGTCGCTGCCGGGTGGCTGTGCGATCGGTGCGCGGCCCATCGACCAGCACCTCAAGGGGCTCGAGGCGCTCGGGGCGAAGATCGCGATCAAGCACGGCTACGTCGAGCTCAAGGCCAAGCGACTGCGCGGTGCGAACTTCGTGTTCGACACCGTGACCGTCGGCGGCACGCAGAACGTGATGATGGCGGCCACGTTGGCCAAGGGTGTCACGCGGCTCGAGAATGTCGCGCGCGAGCCCGAGGTCGAGGAGCTGGCGCGGGTGCTCGTCAAGATGGGTGCTCGCATCAGCGGTGCCGGCGGCACTGCGATCGAGATCGAGGGCGTCGACGCGCTGGACGGTTTCGATCACGCGGTGGTGCCCGATCGCATCGAGGCCGGCACGTTCGCGGTCGCGGCCGCCGTCACGCGCGGCGACGTGATGCTGCTCGATGCGCCGGTCGATCACATGCACGCGACGATCGCGAAGCTCGAGGAGGCCGGCGTCGAGTGCCGGGTGGAGAACGCCGGCCTGCGCGTGATCGGGCCCGAGCGACTGTCGCCGGTCGACATCTCGACACGACCTTACCCGGGCTTCCCCACCGACATGCAGGCGCAGATGATGGTGCTCGCGACCTGTGCGGCCGGGCAGAGCCTGATCACCGAGACGATCTTCGAGAACCGCTTCATGCATGTGCCCGAGCTCGCGCGCATGGGCGCCGACGTCACCGTGCACGGTCACAGCGCGGTCGTGCGCGGCGGTCCACGGCTGACCGGCGCCGAGGTCATGGCGACCGACCTGCGCGCATCCGCGTCGCTGGTGCTCGCGGGGCTCGTGGCCGACGGCACCACCGAGATCCGCCGGGTCTACCACCTCGATCGCGGCTACGAGGCGATCGAGAAGCGGCTGCGTGGGCTGGGCGCCAACATCCGCCGGTTCCACGGCGCCAAGGGCTGA
- a CDS encoding ATP phosphoribosyltransferase — MVDGLTFALPKGRILRGAASILAAAGFDTRALAADDRRLSIDLPGGHRVLLVKPIDVPTYVEYGVAELGIAGLDTLLEQGRDLYEPVDLGIGRCRLVVAEPTARPATLRRGTSVRVATKYPQVARRHYAGRGIDPEVIELSGSVELAAVTELADQIVDLVESGETLRQNGLREVETIVDVTGRLVVHPAASKLRPTVIAAAVAAIRAAATARQEVA, encoded by the coding sequence GTGGTCGACGGTCTGACGTTCGCGCTGCCCAAGGGGCGAATTCTCCGCGGCGCGGCCTCGATCCTGGCGGCGGCCGGCTTCGATACGCGCGCGCTCGCGGCCGACGACCGCCGGCTCAGCATCGATCTGCCGGGCGGGCACCGGGTGTTGCTCGTCAAGCCGATCGACGTGCCGACCTACGTCGAGTACGGCGTGGCCGAGCTGGGCATCGCGGGCCTCGACACCCTGCTCGAGCAGGGGCGGGACCTCTACGAGCCAGTCGATCTGGGCATCGGTCGCTGCCGGTTGGTGGTTGCCGAGCCGACCGCGCGGCCGGCGACGCTGCGGCGCGGCACGAGCGTGCGGGTGGCCACCAAGTATCCCCAGGTCGCGCGCAGGCACTACGCGGGGCGCGGCATCGACCCCGAGGTCATCGAGCTGTCCGGCTCGGTCGAGCTCGCCGCGGTGACCGAACTCGCCGATCAGATCGTCGATCTGGTGGAGAGCGGCGAGACCCTGCGGCAGAATGGGCTGCGTGAGGTCGAGACCATCGTGGACGTGACGGGCCGCCTCGTGGTGCACCCCGCGGCGTCGAAGCTGCGGCCCACGGTCATCGCGGCTGCGGTGGCGGCGATCCGTGCGGCCGCGACGGCACGACAGGAGGTCGCGTGA